The DNA window ATGTTAGAAAAAATCAAGGAAAAATGGGATCAGATTCTCCTGCACATAAAAGAGGAGCACGAGCTGACCGACGTTTCATTTAAAACATGGCTGCTTCCGACGGAACCATATGCTGTCAAAGGTAATACTCTTCAGATCCTGGTGCCGGACATCCATTTTCTCGGTTATATCAAGAAAAAATATGGATTTTTGCTTCAGATTACCATCGAAGAGCTGACAGAAATTGAATGTGAATTAGAATTTGTAACAGCGGAACAGGTTGGAGCACAGGATGAGGCGGACAGGAATCAGTTGATCAACCGCCCTCTGGAAGTAAACCACCAGGTCATTCAGAACGCCAACTTAAATCCACGCTATACATTTGACAGCTTCGTCGTAGGCGCCAACAACAATCTGGCGCATGCGGCTTCTTTAGCTGTAGCAGAATCTCCAGGTGAAATTTATAACCCGCTTTTTATTTACGGAGGGGTTGGTCTTGGTAAAACCCACCTTATGCATTCCATCGGCCATTTTATTCTGAAGAATAACCCCAAGGCCAAGGTTTTATATGTGACGAGTGAGAAGTTTACCAACGAACTGATCGATGCCATCCGTAACAAAAACAACATTTCCACCACGGAATTCAGGGAAAAGTACAGAAATAACGATATTCTTCTGATCGATGATATCCAGTTTATCATTGGTAAAGAGAGTACCCAGGAAGAATTCTTCCACACCTTCAACTCCCTCTACGAAGCGAAAAAACAGATTATTATTTCATCGGATAAACCTCCGAAGGAAATTGAGACTCTGGAAGAGCGCCTCCGTTCCCGTTTTGAATGGGGTCTGACGGTGGACATACAGTCTCCTGACTATGAAACACGAATGGCAATACTGCGAAAAAAAGAAGAACTCGAAGGATATAACATTGACAACGAGGTAATTAAATACATCGCTACCAATGTCAAATCCAATATCCGGGAGCTTGAAGGGGCGCTCACCAAAATCGTCGCCCTCTCAAAGCTTAACAAACGTGAGATTACAATTGAACTGGCCGAAGAAGCGCTCAAAGATCTGATTTCACCGAATGAGTTGAAAGAAGTGACTCCGGAACTGATCATCCAGGTGGTTGCAGATCATTTCGGCATCACCCCGCTTGACATCTCTTCCCAGAAGAGAAATAAAGAAGTCGTATTTCCACGGCAGATCGTTATGTACTTATGCCGCAGCATGACGGAGACCCCTCTTCAGGCTATCGGCAAATATTTAGGAGGCAGGGATCACACCACCATTATCCACGGTTATGAGAAGATCGGGAACGACATGGAAAAGAACGAAAGTCTCCGCAACACCATCGAGATCCTGAAAAAGAAAATCAATCCACAATAGGCTGTGGATATACCGATGGATAACTTGTGGATAAATGATCGGGACTTCAGGTCCATTTTCAGGCTGTGGATAAGTATTAAGTTATCCTTCCTGAAAACCGGAGTTTTACACAATGGTTTAAACAGGGACAAACCTTTTACTTTAAGGCCTGTCCGGGCTTTTACACAAATCCACACCCCCTACTACGAATGCTACGGAATTTATATATAATTATCCTTAACCATCACAATCAATCTTAGCAAAGGAGTTATCAACAATTATGAAGCTTTCATTTAATAAAGACAGTTTAATGAACGGCATCAACATCGTTCTTAAGGCAGTATCTTCCAAAACAACCATGCCAATTTTAGAGTGCATCCTGATCGATGCCACTTCCAATGAGATAAAACTGACCGGTAATGATATGGAGCTGGGAATCGAGACAAAGGTGGAAGGAATGATCCTGGAGAGAGGCAAGATTGCCCTCGATGCAAAACTGCTCTCCGATATCATCAGAAAACTTTCAGGCCAGGATTCCACAATTACCATTGAATCAGACGAAAAATTCAATACGGTCATCACCTGTGAGAAGTCCGTATTCAAAATCCAGGGAAAAGACGGAGAGGAATTTTCCTACATTCCTCATATAGAAAGAGACAATTATATCTGCCTCTCCCAGTTTACATTGAAAGAAGTAATACGCCAGACCATTTTCTCCACCTCACCGAACGACAGTAACAAGATGATGACAGGAGAACTGATCGAAGTAAAAGACAACGTATTAAAGGTGGTTTCACTCGACGGACACCGTATGTCAATCAGAAAAGTTTCATTAAAAGATCAGTATCATGATATAAAAGTCATCGTTCCTGGCAAGACTCTCAGTGAGATCAGCAAGATTTTAAACGGAGACAATGAATCGGAAGTACTTATTTTCTTCACCACAAATCATATTATGTTTGAATTTGACGATACCGTAGTGGTTTCCCGTCTGATCGAAGGCGAATATTTCAGGATCAACCAGATGCTGTCCAGTGATTATGAGACAAAAGTCACGGTAAACAGAAGAGAATTCCTGGATTCCATTGAGCGCGCCAGCATTTTGATCCGTGAAAACGATAAAAAACCAATTATCATCAATATAACGGACGATGGAATGGAACTGAAGCTGAATTCCACTTTCGGTACGATGAATGCAGAGATCAATATCACAAAATTCGGTAAAGATCTGATGATCGGCTTCAATCCGAAGTTTTTGAGCGACGCACTTCGTATTATTGATGACGAGGAAGTTACTCTTTATATGATGAATCCCAAGTCGCCGTGCTTTATCAAGGATGAGGAAGAGAACTATATCTATCTGATTCTCCCTGTAAACTTCAATGCGGCAGCAATCTGATAAAGGAAATAAAAATGGAAACGATCAAATTAAGAGATGAATACATTAAACTGGGCCAGGCGCTGAAAGCGGCCGGCCTGGTGGAGAATGGCGTCGATGCAAAATTTGCCGTTCAGGACGGTCTCGTGAAGGTAAATGGTCAGACCGAGTGCCAGAGAGGAAAAAAACTGTATGATGGAGATGAAGTGACCTTTGAAGGCACAACGATCAAAATCATAAAATGATGAAAAGCATGTTTTTATAAACTTTTCATATTTATCATAAAGGACTGCTTTCATGGTTATTGAATCGCTGGAACTGAAGAATTACCGTAATTACAAAGAACTACATATCAATTTTGATCCAGGTACGAATGTGCTTTACGGAGACAACGCCCAGGGAAAGACCAACATCCTGGAATCCGTCTACGTATGCGCCACAACAAAATCGCACCGGGGGAGCAAGGACAGGGAGATCATAGAATTCGGGGAGGAAGAATCCCATATCAAAATGAACATCAGAAAGGACGATGTTCCTTACCGGATTGATATGCACCTCAAGAAGAATAAGACAAAGGGAGTTGCAATCAACGGCATTGCAATCCATAAAGCAAGTGAGCTTTTTGGTGTTGTCAATGTGGTGTTTTTTTCACCCGAAGATTTAAACCTCATTAAAAACGGCCCGGCGGAACGACGCCGGTTTGTTGATCTGGAATTGTGCCAGCTCAACAGGCTCTATGTCCATTCTCTTGTTCAATATAATAAAATTATTCTGCAGAGGAACAAGCTTTTAAAGGAAGTCGCTTTCCGGCCGGAATATGAGGAGATGCTGGATATATATGATATGCAGTTAGTTTCCTACGGCCGTGAACTGATCCACTACAGAAGGGATTTCATCGATCAGCTCAATGATATTATCAGGGATATCCATTACAATCTCTCCGGCAGGAAAGAGGAGCTGGTGATCCGGTATGAGCCCAACGTAGATTCGGACGATCTGGAAAAAGCGCTTAAGAAAAACCGGGCGCAGGATATGAAACAACGAATGACGCTGACCGGCCCGCACAGGGACGACATCAGTTTTTATGTAAACAATATCGATATCAGAAGGTTCGGTTCCCAGGGCCAGCAGAGAACGGCAGCGCTTTCACTGAAGCTGGCTGAGATAGAGCTGGTGAAGAAGATCGTGAAAGATTATCCGATACTTTTGCTGGACGATGTACTTTCTGAACTGGATTCGGGAAGGCAGGAACATCTTCTTGCCGGGATCAGCCATATACAGACCGTTATAACATGCACGGGCCTGGATGATTTTATAAGCCATTGTTTTCAAATAGATAAAACCTTTAAAGTGGTAAATGGAACTGTTAACTGTGAGTAAAGTTAAGGAGGAACTTATGGGTTCAGAATATAGTGCAGATCAAATACAAATATTGGAAGGGTTGGAGGCGGTCCGTAAACGTCCCGGTATGTATATTGGAAGTACTTCCATGAGGGGCCTCCATCACCTTGTGTATGAGATTGTGGATAATGCGGTAGATGAAGCTCTGGCCGGCTACTGTGATAAGATCGAAGTACAGATTAATGAGGATAATTCTATCACGGTAATAGACGACGGCCGAGGAATTCCGGTCGATATTCAGAAAAAAGCAGGTCTTCCTGCCGTGGAAGTAGTTTTCACCATCCTTCATGCCGGCGGCAAATTCGGCGGCGGGGGATATAAAGTATCCGGTGGTCTGCACGGTGTAGGCGCTTCCGTCGTTAACGCTCTTTCCGAGTGGCTGGAAGTTGAAATTTACAAAGAAGGAAAAGTATATAAACAGAGATACGAGAGAGGAAAAGTAATGTATCCGGTTCGTGTAGAAGGAGAATGTGATCCGGGACTGCACGGAACAAAAGTTACCTTCCTTCCTGATAAGGATATCTTTGAAGAGACGGTATATGATTACGATACGCTCAAGATCAGACTCAGGGAGACGGCTTTCCTTACAAAGAATTTAATGATCGTTCTCCGTGACGACAGAGATAATAAGAAGGAAAAAACCTTCCATTATGAGGGCGGTATCAAGGAGTTTGTAACCTACTTAAACAAGAGCAATGAAAAGCTCTATGAGCCGGTTATTTACTGTGAGGGAACCAAGGAAAAGGTGTACGTGGAAGTAGCCGTACAGCATAATGATTCCTATACGGAGAATATCTATACATTTGTTAATAACATCAATACGCCGGAAGGCGGAACTCATCTGACCGGTTTTAAGAATGCCCTTACAAAGACATTCAATGACTATGCCAGAAAGAATAAACTGCTTAAGGATAATGAGCCTGCCCTCAGCGGCGAGGATATCCGTGAGGGAATCACCGCAATCATCAGCGTCAAGATTGAAGATCCCCAGTTTGAAGGACAGACCAAACAGAAGCTGGGAAACAGCGAGGCCAGGACAGCCGTGGATGCGGTGGTAAGCGAACAGCTCACCTATTTCCTGGAACAGAATCCGTCTGTAGCCAAGATTATCTGTGAAAAATCAATCCTTGCAAAGAGAGCCAGGGATGCGGCAAGAAAAGCCAGGGAGATGACGAGAAGAAAGTCCGTCCTGGACGGCATGGCTCTTCCTGGAAAACTGGCCGACTGTTCCGACAAGAACCCTGAAAACTGCGAGATTTACATCGTAGAGGGAGATTCCGCCGGCGGCTCTGCAAAAGAGGCAAGAAATAAGTCAAACCAGGCCATCCTTCCCCTGAGAGGAAAGATCCTGAATGTAGAGAAAGCAAGACTTGACAGGATTTACGGCAATGCCGAGATACGTGCGATGATCACGGCATTCGGTACGGGAATCCATGAAGATTTCGATATCATGAAGCTGAGATATAATAAGATTATTATCATGACCGATGCCGATGTGGACGGCGCCCATATCAGCACCCTGCTTCTCACCTTCCTCTACCGTTTTATGCCCGAACTGATCCGGCAGGGACATGTATATCTGGCTCAGCCGCCGCTGTTTAAAGTGGAGAAAAATAAACGCGTATGGTATGCATACAGTGACGATGAGCTGGATGCCATCCTGAGAGAAATCGGCCGCGACACCAACAACAAGATTCAGCGTTATAAAGGACTTGGTGAAATGGATGCGGAGCAGCTCTGGGAGACGACAATGGATCCGGAGAGAAGAATTCTTCTGCGTGTTATGATCGACAATGAGACATCTTCAGAAGTGGATCTGACATTTGCTACACTGATGGGAGATCAGGTGGAGCCGAGACGTGAATTTATCGAGGCCAACGCCAAATATGTCCAGAACCTGGATATCTGATAACCAGCCGGATGTGATAAATGCAGCAAATAGCAGCCAGGATGTAACAATTCAGCCAGTTTTGGACTGTTATGCCAGGATTGAGAGGAGAAAGAATGGAACCTAATGTATTTGATAAAGTTCATGATATAGATCTTAAAAAAACCATGGAAAAATCCTATATCGATTATGCGATGAGTGTAATCGCGGCCAGGGCCCTTCCCGATGTAAGAGACGGTTTGAAACCGGTACAGCGAAGAGTTCTCTTTTCCATGATAGAGTTAAATAACGGACCGGATAAGCCTCACCGTAAATGTGCCCGTATCGTCGGTGATACGATGGGTAAATACCATCCGCACGGTGACAGCTCGATCTATGGTTCTCTCGTTAATATGGCACAGAAATGGTCTACCAGATATCCGCTTGTAGACGGTCACGGAAACTTTGGTTCCGTGGACGGTGACGGAGCTGCAGCCATGCGATATACAGAGGCCAGACTCAGCAAGATCTCGATGGAGATGCTGGCCGATATCAATAAAGATACGGTCGATTTTGCACCGAACTTTGATGAGACGGAGAGAGAACCGGTTGTACTGCCGTCACGTTATCCGAACCTTCTGGTAAACGGAACATCGGGTATTGCCGTAGGTATGGCAACCAACATTCCGCCGCACAACCTGAAAGAGGTAATCGGCGGCGTTGTAAAAATTATCGACAACAGGATTGAGGAAGGAAGGGAAACCTCCCTGGAAGAAATCCTTGAGATTGTAAAGGGACCCGACTTCCCGACAGGAGCCACCATTCTCGGCAGAGCCGGAATCGAGGAGGCATACAGGACGGGAAGAGGCAAAATCCGCGTGCGCGCCGTATATGACATAGAGGCGATGGCCAACGGCAAGAACCGCATTATTGTAACAGAGCTTCCATACATGGTGAATAAGGCTCGTCTGATCGAAAAGATTGCCGAACTTGTAAAGGATAAAAAGATCGACGGAATCACGGATCTAAGAGATGAATCCAACCGTGAGGGCATGAGAATCTGTATCGAACTGCGCCGTGACGTCAATGCCAACGTCCTGATCAACAGGCTGTTAAAACATACCCAGCTTCAGGATACCTTCGGCGTTATCATGCTGGCCCTTGTGAACAACGAGCCGAGAATCCTCAACTTAAAACAGATGCTGGAATACTACCTCGAACATCAGGAAGAAGTAGTAACCAGAAGGACAAAATACGATTTAAATAAAGCGGAAGAGCGTGCCCATATCTTGGAAGGTCTTTTAAAGGCCCTGGATCACATTGATGAGGTAATTAAGATCATCCGCAGTTCTTCCAACGTGGCCGAGGCCAAAAACCAGTTAATGGAGCGCTTTGAACTCAGCGACGTCCAGGCTCAGGCTATCGTGGATATGCGTCTGAGGGCTCTGACAGGTCTGGAAAGAGAAAAGCTGGAGAATGAGTACCGTGAACTGATGGCTAAGATTGGTGAATTAAAAGCAATTCTCGCCGACGAAAAGAAACTTCTCGGCGTTATCAGGGAAGAAATCCTTGTGATTTCCGACAAGTACGGTGACGAGAGAAGAACGGCAATCGGATACGACGAGTATGATATGTCGGCCGAAGATTTAATCCCGGACGACGACGTGGTGGTCGCCATGACAAACTTTGGCTATATTAAGCGTATGTCCAGCGACAACTTCAAGAGCCAGAACCGCGGCGGCAAGGGAATTAAAGGAATGCAGACCATTGATGAGGATTACATCGAAGATCTGATTATGACCACCAATCACCATTATGTGATGTT is part of the [Clostridium] symbiosum genome and encodes:
- the dnaN gene encoding DNA polymerase III subunit beta: MKLSFNKDSLMNGINIVLKAVSSKTTMPILECILIDATSNEIKLTGNDMELGIETKVEGMILERGKIALDAKLLSDIIRKLSGQDSTITIESDEKFNTVITCEKSVFKIQGKDGEEFSYIPHIERDNYICLSQFTLKEVIRQTIFSTSPNDSNKMMTGELIEVKDNVLKVVSLDGHRMSIRKVSLKDQYHDIKVIVPGKTLSEISKILNGDNESEVLIFFTTNHIMFEFDDTVVVSRLIEGEYFRINQMLSSDYETKVTVNRREFLDSIERASILIRENDKKPIIINITDDGMELKLNSTFGTMNAEINITKFGKDLMIGFNPKFLSDALRIIDDEEVTLYMMNPKSPCFIKDEEENYIYLILPVNFNAAAI
- a CDS encoding RNA-binding S4 domain-containing protein; protein product: METIKLRDEYIKLGQALKAAGLVENGVDAKFAVQDGLVKVNGQTECQRGKKLYDGDEVTFEGTTIKIIK
- the dnaA gene encoding chromosomal replication initiator protein DnaA is translated as MLEKIKEKWDQILLHIKEEHELTDVSFKTWLLPTEPYAVKGNTLQILVPDIHFLGYIKKKYGFLLQITIEELTEIECELEFVTAEQVGAQDEADRNQLINRPLEVNHQVIQNANLNPRYTFDSFVVGANNNLAHAASLAVAESPGEIYNPLFIYGGVGLGKTHLMHSIGHFILKNNPKAKVLYVTSEKFTNELIDAIRNKNNISTTEFREKYRNNDILLIDDIQFIIGKESTQEEFFHTFNSLYEAKKQIIISSDKPPKEIETLEERLRSRFEWGLTVDIQSPDYETRMAILRKKEELEGYNIDNEVIKYIATNVKSNIRELEGALTKIVALSKLNKREITIELAEEALKDLISPNELKEVTPELIIQVVADHFGITPLDISSQKRNKEVVFPRQIVMYLCRSMTETPLQAIGKYLGGRDHTTIIHGYEKIGNDMEKNESLRNTIEILKKKINPQ
- the gyrA gene encoding DNA gyrase subunit A gives rise to the protein MEPNVFDKVHDIDLKKTMEKSYIDYAMSVIAARALPDVRDGLKPVQRRVLFSMIELNNGPDKPHRKCARIVGDTMGKYHPHGDSSIYGSLVNMAQKWSTRYPLVDGHGNFGSVDGDGAAAMRYTEARLSKISMEMLADINKDTVDFAPNFDETEREPVVLPSRYPNLLVNGTSGIAVGMATNIPPHNLKEVIGGVVKIIDNRIEEGRETSLEEILEIVKGPDFPTGATILGRAGIEEAYRTGRGKIRVRAVYDIEAMANGKNRIIVTELPYMVNKARLIEKIAELVKDKKIDGITDLRDESNREGMRICIELRRDVNANVLINRLLKHTQLQDTFGVIMLALVNNEPRILNLKQMLEYYLEHQEEVVTRRTKYDLNKAEERAHILEGLLKALDHIDEVIKIIRSSSNVAEAKNQLMERFELSDVQAQAIVDMRLRALTGLEREKLENEYRELMAKIGELKAILADEKKLLGVIREEILVISDKYGDERRTAIGYDEYDMSAEDLIPDDDVVVAMTNFGYIKRMSSDNFKSQNRGGKGIKGMQTIDEDYIEDLIMTTNHHYVMFFTNTGRVYRLKAYEIPEAGRTARGTAIVNLLQLMPGEKITSIIAMKEFEDDKYLFMATRNGMVKKTSLKEYENVRKNGLQAIVLRENDELIEVKKTDNTEDIFLVTKKGMCIRFHETDVRVTGRVSMGVIGMKFEEGDEVIGMQMSSQGECLLVASEYGYGKRTPIEEFNCQNRGGKGVRCYKIIDKTGDLIGAKLVDSTREIMLITNEGIIIKMAVNDISIIGRNTSGVKLMSIDPDSGIAVASIAKVRESENSQDEDELTDNADGDEDMEIEEAGEQNSEEITEE
- the recF gene encoding DNA replication/repair protein RecF, translating into MVIESLELKNYRNYKELHINFDPGTNVLYGDNAQGKTNILESVYVCATTKSHRGSKDREIIEFGEEESHIKMNIRKDDVPYRIDMHLKKNKTKGVAINGIAIHKASELFGVVNVVFFSPEDLNLIKNGPAERRRFVDLELCQLNRLYVHSLVQYNKIILQRNKLLKEVAFRPEYEEMLDIYDMQLVSYGRELIHYRRDFIDQLNDIIRDIHYNLSGRKEELVIRYEPNVDSDDLEKALKKNRAQDMKQRMTLTGPHRDDISFYVNNIDIRRFGSQGQQRTAALSLKLAEIELVKKIVKDYPILLLDDVLSELDSGRQEHLLAGISHIQTVITCTGLDDFISHCFQIDKTFKVVNGTVNCE
- the gyrB gene encoding DNA topoisomerase (ATP-hydrolyzing) subunit B → MGSEYSADQIQILEGLEAVRKRPGMYIGSTSMRGLHHLVYEIVDNAVDEALAGYCDKIEVQINEDNSITVIDDGRGIPVDIQKKAGLPAVEVVFTILHAGGKFGGGGYKVSGGLHGVGASVVNALSEWLEVEIYKEGKVYKQRYERGKVMYPVRVEGECDPGLHGTKVTFLPDKDIFEETVYDYDTLKIRLRETAFLTKNLMIVLRDDRDNKKEKTFHYEGGIKEFVTYLNKSNEKLYEPVIYCEGTKEKVYVEVAVQHNDSYTENIYTFVNNINTPEGGTHLTGFKNALTKTFNDYARKNKLLKDNEPALSGEDIREGITAIISVKIEDPQFEGQTKQKLGNSEARTAVDAVVSEQLTYFLEQNPSVAKIICEKSILAKRARDAARKAREMTRRKSVLDGMALPGKLADCSDKNPENCEIYIVEGDSAGGSAKEARNKSNQAILPLRGKILNVEKARLDRIYGNAEIRAMITAFGTGIHEDFDIMKLRYNKIIIMTDADVDGAHISTLLLTFLYRFMPELIRQGHVYLAQPPLFKVEKNKRVWYAYSDDELDAILREIGRDTNNKIQRYKGLGEMDAEQLWETTMDPERRILLRVMIDNETSSEVDLTFATLMGDQVEPRREFIEANAKYVQNLDI